The Frondihabitans australicus genome includes a region encoding these proteins:
- a CDS encoding TetR/AcrR family transcriptional regulator gives MTDVNPTPGLRERKRLATRRAIQVAVLRLVAERGYDAVTVEMISRSADVSPRTFFNYFPSKEDAVVGDPPRMPSGEPEEAFVRGEPTGELLGDIVVLLDEAMAENITDRELVLERRKVLRQHPDLFARRSASLHEFESELTAVVSRRLLRDEPDLESDPAQLASRAQLLGLVIMAALRHAWAQWLEGAAGAADTHPADTADALGHHLDDSFAALRDLL, from the coding sequence GTGACCGACGTCAACCCCACGCCAGGCCTCCGAGAGCGCAAGCGTCTCGCCACCCGACGAGCCATCCAGGTCGCAGTGCTGCGGCTCGTCGCCGAACGGGGCTACGACGCCGTCACCGTCGAGATGATCAGCCGTTCCGCCGACGTCTCGCCGCGAACGTTCTTCAACTACTTCCCTTCGAAGGAAGACGCCGTCGTCGGCGACCCGCCCCGCATGCCCTCCGGCGAGCCGGAGGAGGCGTTCGTCCGCGGCGAGCCCACCGGCGAGCTCCTCGGCGACATCGTCGTCCTGCTCGACGAGGCGATGGCCGAGAACATCACCGACCGCGAACTGGTCCTCGAGCGCAGGAAGGTGCTGCGCCAGCACCCCGACCTGTTCGCCCGCCGCAGCGCGTCCCTCCACGAGTTCGAGAGCGAGCTGACCGCGGTGGTGAGCCGGCGGCTCCTGCGCGACGAACCCGACCTCGAGAGCGACCCCGCCCAGCTCGCCAGCCGGGCGCAGCTGCTCGGCCTCGTGATCATGGCGGCGCTCCGCCACGCCTGGGCGCAGTGGCTCGAAGGGGCCGCAGGAGCAGCCGACACCCACCCGGCCGACACCGCCGACGCTCTCGGCCACCACCTCGACGACAGCTTCGCCGCCCTGCGCGACCTCCTCTGA
- the pstC gene encoding phosphate ABC transporter permease subunit PstC — protein sequence MSTDSPRLLTVVRDPSDVRFRGLARTGGILVLTIMSLVGLFLAFRASQALRVAGLGFLTTQAWDPDAHHFGIAAVLIGTLLIAAVAIVFAVPLALGTALYITEYAPGRVRSLFIGLVDLMAAIPSVVYGLWGFFFLQNQITPVSRWISQWFGWIPLFRVDGVHLDDPLASSTVYTSSTFIAGIVVGLMITPIVTSIMREVFSQAPLGEREGALALGSTRWGMIRAVVLPFGRGGMIGGTMLGLGRALGETIAVYMIISPVFVIQPHVLQSGASSVSSLIALRYGDATPFGTSALMAAGLTLFLMTLCINFAASAVVARSRSGASS from the coding sequence TTGTCCACAGATTCGCCCCGCCTGCTCACGGTCGTGCGGGACCCGTCGGACGTCAGGTTCCGAGGCCTCGCCCGCACGGGCGGGATCCTGGTCCTCACGATCATGTCGCTGGTCGGTCTCTTCCTGGCCTTCCGCGCCTCGCAGGCGCTCCGCGTGGCGGGCCTCGGGTTCCTCACGACCCAGGCCTGGGACCCCGACGCCCACCACTTCGGCATCGCCGCCGTGCTGATCGGAACGCTCCTCATCGCCGCCGTCGCCATCGTCTTCGCCGTGCCGCTCGCGCTGGGCACGGCGCTCTACATCACCGAGTACGCGCCCGGCCGTGTGCGCTCGCTGTTCATCGGCCTCGTCGACCTGATGGCGGCGATCCCGAGCGTGGTCTACGGGCTGTGGGGCTTCTTCTTCCTGCAGAACCAGATCACGCCGGTGTCGCGCTGGATCTCGCAGTGGTTCGGCTGGATCCCGCTCTTCCGCGTGGACGGCGTCCACCTCGACGACCCGCTCGCGTCGTCCACCGTCTACACGTCGTCGACGTTCATCGCGGGGATCGTCGTCGGCCTCATGATCACGCCGATCGTGACGTCGATCATGCGCGAGGTGTTCTCGCAGGCGCCTCTGGGCGAGCGCGAGGGCGCCCTCGCACTCGGCTCGACTCGCTGGGGCATGATCCGTGCGGTGGTTCTGCCCTTCGGGCGAGGCGGCATGATCGGCGGGACGATGCTCGGTCTCGGGCGGGCGCTCGGCGAGACCATCGCCGTCTACATGATCATCTCGCCGGTGTTCGTGATCCAGCCGCATGTCCTCCAGTCGGGCGCGAGCTCGGTGTCGTCGCTCATCGCGCTGCGCTACGGCGATGCGACGCCGTTCGGCACGTCGGCCCTGATGGCCGCCGGGCTGACCCTCTTCCTGATGACCTTGTGCATCAATTTCGCCGCGTCGGCCGTCGTCGCACGATCGCGGTCGGGGGCGAGCAGCTAG
- the pstA gene encoding phosphate ABC transporter permease PstA, protein MTEIIQAPKGAPSALPAGRRERLVQAAPTSPSDPSEGGSGTVLPLLERESEPRRGPEVRRVNGMRISDLLAIVGAGLASLAVTATIFAQLAPVSGPIAFAAVFYVMFLVFYALLVAVEESAAVVRDRVVSAAIHTLAFVVVATLVFVVAFSVVRASKALPHWNLYTQDMSLTGPLDPLSSGGVLHAIAGSLIQISIALVITVPLGLTTALFLTEVPGPFARFVRTIVEAMTALPSIVAGLFIYASVILVLGVDKSGFAASLAISVMMLPIMIRSADVVLRLVPATLKEASIGLGAGQWQTVWRVVLPTSRSGLVTAIILATARGIGETSPVLLTSGFTAGLNLDPLHGPMISLPLAIFEFVKSPEPNMIARGFGAAAVLMFLVLALFVIARVIGAQTVASRERRAERIRRIGSLLGAGAARLATLTAPARSRASDLSERFIPTHPAPQEFPVFPVPPEKDPS, encoded by the coding sequence ATGACCGAGATCATCCAGGCGCCGAAGGGCGCCCCGTCAGCCCTGCCCGCAGGTCGCCGCGAGCGGCTCGTCCAGGCCGCGCCCACGAGCCCGTCGGACCCGTCCGAGGGCGGCTCGGGCACCGTCCTGCCCCTGCTCGAGCGCGAGTCGGAGCCGCGTCGGGGCCCCGAAGTGCGTCGGGTGAACGGCATGCGGATCAGCGACCTGCTGGCCATCGTCGGGGCGGGTCTCGCGTCGCTTGCGGTCACCGCGACGATCTTCGCCCAACTCGCTCCCGTGTCGGGCCCGATCGCCTTCGCCGCTGTTTTCTACGTGATGTTCCTCGTCTTCTACGCCCTGCTCGTGGCGGTGGAGGAGAGCGCGGCCGTGGTGCGAGACCGGGTCGTGTCGGCGGCTATCCACACGCTCGCGTTCGTCGTCGTGGCCACACTGGTCTTCGTCGTGGCGTTCAGCGTCGTCCGTGCGTCGAAGGCGCTGCCGCACTGGAACCTCTACACGCAGGACATGTCGCTGACGGGGCCGCTCGACCCGCTGTCGTCGGGCGGAGTGCTCCACGCCATCGCGGGCTCGCTGATCCAGATCAGCATCGCCCTCGTCATCACTGTGCCACTCGGGCTCACGACGGCTCTGTTCCTCACCGAGGTGCCCGGCCCGTTCGCCCGCTTCGTCCGAACCATCGTCGAGGCGATGACCGCCCTTCCGTCGATCGTCGCGGGTCTGTTCATCTATGCCAGCGTGATCCTCGTCCTCGGCGTCGACAAGTCGGGTTTCGCCGCCTCGCTCGCCATCAGCGTGATGATGCTGCCGATCATGATCCGGTCGGCCGACGTCGTCCTCCGGCTCGTACCGGCGACGCTCAAGGAGGCCTCGATCGGCCTCGGCGCCGGGCAGTGGCAGACCGTGTGGCGCGTCGTGCTCCCGACGTCCCGCTCCGGTCTCGTGACCGCGATCATCCTCGCCACGGCGCGGGGGATCGGCGAGACCAGCCCGGTCCTCTTGACCTCGGGCTTCACCGCCGGCCTCAACCTCGACCCGCTGCACGGGCCGATGATCTCCCTGCCGCTCGCGATCTTCGAGTTCGTGAAGTCGCCCGAGCCGAACATGATCGCTCGCGGATTCGGCGCCGCGGCAGTCCTCATGTTCCTGGTGCTCGCCCTCTTCGTCATCGCCCGCGTCATCGGCGCGCAGACGGTCGCCAGCCGTGAGCGGCGGGCCGAGCGGATTCGCAGGATCGGGAGCCTCCTCGGGGCCGGCGCCGCTCGCCTGGCGACGCTCACCGCTCCCGCGCGCTCCCGCGCGTCCGACCTCTCCGAGCGGTTCATCCCGACCCACCCCGCTCCGCAGGAGTTCCCCGTGTTCCCCGTTCCCCCCGAGAAGGACCCCTCGTGA
- the pstS gene encoding phosphate ABC transporter substrate-binding protein PstS produces MITPRRRTLGALLAAAVVALAILPAAAASAATSYVPISGAGSSWSSNAIQQWAVNVQQYGMRVNYASTGSSDGRNQFKAGTVDFAVSEIPYGITDGGVTDAPPTVGYAYMPIVAGGTSFMYNLSAGGKQVTNLRLSGATLTGIFTGTITSWDDPKIKADNPGLDLPKRQIVPVVRSDGSGSTAQFTTWMSKKYPSAWNAYCKQAGRPLPCGITSNYPVIPGKGFIAQPNSQGVSGYVAQKANVGTITYVEYSYALKTGYPVAKILNKASYYVEPTASNVAVGLLAAKINQNKASPQYLTQILDGVYDNPDPRAYPLSSYSYMIIPTSTATNFTTAKGKTLGAFSNYFLCEGQQQAEVLGYSPLPINLVQAGLDQVKRIPGVVATAIDIKKCNNPTFSSDGTNTLAKNAPQPSPCDKLGATQCTTGTGGAKASTPTQAGSSASSSGSTGAVASTTGSSTGTKATAGSTATAGATAAAGSGGTGSGTTGSGSGTGSASTVNALGDGSPVQCDADSGVCQNVAALPVSVSASSGWTPRQSLMVGAVAALLGLVVVPPLVGLLLSRRRVRR; encoded by the coding sequence GTGATCACCCCAAGAAGACGCACCCTCGGGGCGCTGCTGGCCGCCGCCGTGGTCGCCCTCGCGATCCTGCCCGCCGCGGCCGCCAGTGCGGCCACCTCCTACGTCCCGATCTCGGGCGCGGGGTCGTCGTGGTCGTCGAACGCGATCCAGCAGTGGGCCGTGAACGTGCAGCAGTACGGCATGCGCGTGAACTACGCGTCGACCGGCTCGTCCGACGGGCGCAACCAGTTCAAGGCCGGCACCGTCGACTTCGCCGTCTCGGAGATCCCCTACGGCATCACGGACGGCGGCGTGACGGACGCACCGCCGACGGTCGGCTACGCCTACATGCCCATCGTGGCGGGCGGCACGTCCTTCATGTACAACCTGAGCGCGGGCGGCAAGCAGGTCACGAACCTGCGACTGTCGGGCGCGACGCTCACGGGCATCTTCACCGGGACGATCACGAGCTGGGACGACCCGAAGATCAAGGCCGACAACCCGGGACTCGACCTCCCCAAGCGCCAGATCGTTCCCGTGGTGCGGTCCGACGGCTCCGGCTCGACGGCTCAGTTCACGACCTGGATGAGCAAGAAGTACCCGTCGGCGTGGAACGCCTACTGCAAGCAGGCCGGCCGACCCCTGCCCTGTGGGATCACGTCCAACTACCCGGTGATCCCAGGGAAGGGCTTCATCGCGCAGCCGAACTCGCAGGGCGTCTCGGGCTACGTCGCCCAGAAGGCCAACGTCGGCACGATCACCTACGTCGAATACTCCTACGCGCTGAAGACCGGCTACCCCGTCGCCAAGATCCTGAACAAGGCCAGCTACTACGTCGAGCCGACCGCCTCGAACGTGGCGGTCGGTCTGCTCGCCGCCAAGATCAACCAGAACAAGGCGTCGCCGCAGTACCTCACGCAGATCCTCGACGGTGTCTACGACAACCCCGACCCTCGCGCGTACCCCCTGTCGTCGTACTCCTACATGATCATCCCGACCTCGACGGCGACCAACTTCACGACGGCCAAGGGCAAGACCCTCGGCGCCTTCTCCAACTACTTCCTCTGCGAGGGGCAGCAGCAGGCGGAGGTGCTCGGCTACTCGCCGCTTCCGATCAACCTCGTCCAGGCCGGCCTCGACCAGGTGAAGCGGATCCCCGGCGTCGTGGCGACGGCGATCGACATCAAGAAGTGCAACAACCCGACGTTCTCGTCCGACGGCACCAACACGCTCGCGAAGAACGCCCCGCAGCCCTCGCCGTGCGACAAGCTCGGCGCCACGCAGTGCACGACGGGCACGGGCGGCGCGAAGGCGTCGACGCCGACGCAGGCCGGGTCGAGCGCGTCCTCGTCGGGCTCGACCGGCGCGGTCGCGTCGACGACCGGATCGTCGACTGGCACGAAGGCGACGGCGGGGTCGACAGCGACCGCGGGGGCGACGGCGGCCGCAGGATCGGGCGGCACCGGCTCCGGCACGACGGGCTCGGGCTCCGGAACTGGCTCCGCCTCCACCGTGAACGCCCTCGGCGACGGCTCGCCGGTCCAGTGCGACGCCGACAGCGGCGTCTGCCAGAACGTCGCGGCGCTGCCGGTCTCCGTGTCCGCGTCGAGCGGGTGGACGCCGCGCCAGTCGCTCATGGTCGGCGCCGTCGCCGCGCTCCTCGGCCTCGTAGTGGTCCCGCCGCTGGTCGGGCTGCTCCTCAGCCGCCGGAGGGTCCGCCGATGA